The segment GCCGCCCCCGGCAGTGCCACCCGCGACGCTACCGCTCTGGCCGCCCCCATCCCCGGCATCGCCCAGTCTGCGACCGCCACGGCGGCTCCGGCCAAGAACCGACCGGGAACTTGCCCCGGTCAGCGACTTGGCCAGCACCTCGCCGAGCAGGGTGAAGATCAGACCGGACACGATGATGGCGATGCCGGGCACCAGCGCGGACGTGGGGCTGACAAAGATCCGGTCCACTCCCTCACTCAGCATTCGGCCCCAGTCGTAGCCGGGCACCTGTACGCCGAGGCCGAGGAACGATAATCCTGCGAACGACACCAGGCAGACACCAGCGCTGATACTCGCATTGACGATCAGCGGATCGCGGATGTTCGGCAGGATGTGGCGCAGCATAATCGACGGCCGGGACACGCCAAGCACCTTGGCCGCGGCAATGAAGTCCCGACCGGATACCGAGGCGCTGAGCGTGTAGGTAAGCCGGGCGTAGTTGGGCACCATCGCGAATCCGATGGCGAGCACCGCACCGATGGCGCTCTGACCGAGAATGACCGAGAGTCCGATGGCGAGCAGCAAAGCGGGAAACGCCACCGCGATATTGATCAGCGAGACGACCAGCCGGCCTAACCGCGGACGCAGCAATGTCGGCAGGCAGCCGAGGAAAATACCCGCGGTCACCCCGATCGCCGTCGCCGCCAACGCCATCGATACCGACAGCCGGGTGGCGACAAGGGTACGTAGCAGAATGTCGCGCCCGCCGGCATCCGTGCCGAAGATATGTTGCGCACTGGGCCCCTGCGAAATCTGGATTGGGTCCGAGTGCGATGCCGCCGCACCCCACAACGGCGGGGCGGCGATGGCAAGCGCGAGCAGCGCCAGGAAGCTGACCGCCGTCAGGAGTCCGAGCGGGGTTCGCAGCGCCAGCAGCAATCGTTGCCGTGTCGTCAGGGTCCGGGTCACGCTCATCCCTCCTTCAGCGCCGAGCGAGGATCGATCAGAATCAGGATGATGTCGATCAGCAGGTTGATCAGCAGGATCACCGCGCCGTAGAAGATCACGATCACCTGGACCAGCGGATAGTCCTTGCCCTGGATCGACTGCACGATCGTCATGCCGAGGCCCGGCCAGGCAAAGATGTTCTCGACCAGCACCGTTCCGGCGATCATTCCGCCGAGCAGCAAACCGGCGATCGTCAAGGTCGAGGTCATCAGATTGGGCAGCACGTGTTTCAGGTAGAGCCGCCAGGCCGGCATCCGCTTCGCTCTCGCCGTCCGGACATAATCGTTATCCAGCACGGTCAGGGTTTCCGCCCGGACAATTCTGGACAGCGCCGCGGCGCTCCCGATTGCCAGAGCAGCTACCGGCAGAACGTACGAAGCCGGCCCGCTCCGTCCGGCGACCGGAAGCAGCTGGGACGAGACCGAGAACAGATACACCAGCACGACGCCGAGCAGGAATTCCGGTATCACGGCCAGAACCCCGGTGGACGAGGTGTAGGCGAGCTCGACACCGCGCCGACGTCCTCCGCGGGTCAGCGCGCCGGCGATAAGTCCGGACGGAATTGCGACAACCAGGACCACGCCGACCGCCAACCCCGCAAGTTCGAGAGTTGCCGGCAGCCGGCTCGCCATCACGTCGGTCACCGGAATGCGCAAGGCGATCGATTCACCCAAATCGCCCGTGAAGAGACCACGCCAGAACTGCAGGTACTGCAGCCAGAGCGGGAGGTTCAGCCCGAGTTCCTCCCGCCGCTGCTCAACAAGTTCGGCCGGAGCATTCGGACCGGCCGATGCCTGGGCAGGATCACCTGGAATCAGCTGAACCATCAGGAAGGCGGCCGTCACCAGCACGATGACCGAGACAACGAAGTGCCCCAGCCGGCGCCCGGCGTACGCGAACCATGGGTTCCGGGTCAACGGCTTGGATCCGGCGGGCTTCGGCGGCACGGGCCGTGCCGCCAGGATCGGATTGGTCATCTGATCCGCTGCCCCTTATTCCCTGACCCGCACGGAGATCCCGCCAATGTGGTTCTTCAGGGCGAGCTCCGCGCCGTTGAAATACGTCACCTGATCCTGCGCGGCGTAGGGGATAGTGTCCGCCTTCTCGTACAGGGCCTGTTCGGCCGCCTGCCAGGTGTCGCAGGAGGCCTCGCCGGCAATCTTCCCGGCCTCGGCGATCTTGGCGTTGTAGACCTTGTTATCGATCCCACCGGCATTACGGCCACCGGGCGGCAGATCGCCGGTGTTCCACGGGATCATAATGCTGGGCAGCCAGGCGTTGACGGTGGATGACGCCAGATCGAAGCTACCGAGATTCTCCTTGGTGTACAGGTGGTCGAGCAGGTAGTTGCTGTCGCCGCCGTCCAGCTTGATGTTGACGCCGATCTCCTTGAGCTGCTGTTTGACCAGTTCCATCGCGGCCGACTTCGCATCGGAATCCTCGCTGTACAGCAGGGTCAAATCGAGCGACTTTCCGTCCTTCTCCCGCACGCCGTTCGATCCGACGGTCCAGCCGGCATCATCGAGTAGCGCCTTCGCGGCATCGACGTCGTGGGCGGGAACGGCATCCTTCGTGGCGTCGTACTCGCACGGGTTCGGCCGCATCGTGGCCAGACGCTCTGCCCGGTAGCCCTTGCCCGCGGTGATCACCTTGGTGAGGGCATCGAGGTCAAGGGCTTTCGTCAGGGCGACGCGCACCCGCTGGTCAGCCGTCGGCTTGTCCTTGAGCTGGCTGAAGTAGAACTGACCGATGATCAGCGACAGGGTCCGCTCGGCGGTTGTCTTCTCGGCAACCCGGTCCTCGTCCGGCCCCTTGACCGTTGCGGCGTTCAGTTCGCCGGACAACAGCAGGTTTGCCGAGGTGCTGACGTTTTCGACAACCCGCACCACCACCTCTTTGGGAGCACCCTCAGTTGTGGAGGAATTACCCCCTTCGGGCGCCCAGGTGTAGCCGTCGCGCCGGGTCAGCGTGTAGTGATCGTTTGGCACCGCCTCGGTCAGTTCGTACATTCCGGTTCCGTTCGAAGCCTTCGCCACGCTGTCGGGATCGTCGAGCGCCGACTGGCACAGGATCTCCAGCGCACCGGTCTGGGTTAGCAGGAAGGACGTCGGTTCCTTGACGCTGACCGTGACGGTTCCGGCCTGATCATCGAATTCGGCAGTGGCATCGGGTGGTACCAGCACGCCGTTGATCGCTGACTTGTTCTGCGGATCGGTTATCCAGTTGAAGTTGTTCGCCACAATTTCCGGCGTGAGCTTCGAGCCGTCCTGACAGGTCACGCCGTCCTTCAGCGTGTATTTCACCGAGGTAGGCGTCACTTCCCAGGATTCGGCCAGCCAGGACTTCGGCTCGCCCGTCTCGCCATCGAAGTACACAAGATTGTCGTACAGGAACGGAGTAATTTCCCGGGCGGCGTCGGAAGTGGTCATGAACGGGCTGAGCGTACCCGGATCGGCATCGAGGCCGTATGTGAAAACACCGTCGGTGGCGTACGGCGCAGCGGCTCCACTGCCGCCACCGCCTGAACATCCGGAAAGCACCAGAACGCCTGCGGTCGCGATTGCTGCAATCTTCTTGAGTTCCATCAGTTCTCCCGATACTTGATGTCGTCCCAGGCTTTGCGGGCCATGCCCGGCCCAATCTCAGCTTCACATCCGACAGGAATGAAAAGCATTGGCACGTTCAACCAAACATCGATGCACCTATTGGCCTAACCGACAATCCAGGTAATCGACGTACCCCTTCGCTGAACGGACGCCTCGGCAAGCCCTCACCTCCTGGTGATCATCGACTGTCGGGCGGCGACTGCCGAAGCCGACAGCTGGTACAAGACAGTAATCATGCCCAGCAGCTCCGCCGGATCAGACACTTCCCGTCGGATCGTGCGGATGGCGGTTCGCTCTGCGCCGGGAATGGCTTCCGCCAGCTCGGCTGCCGTCTCGTTCGGTAGATCCACCTCGAGCACAAGCCAATCAGGCAGCGTCGGAGGGGTCAGCTCCTCTGCGTTCCGAACCGCCTCGGCGGCAGCGGCCGTGATCAGTGCCCGCGCCTGCCCGGGAGACACGGAATTCGCCGCAGACCAGCCCAGGGAATGTTTGACAACTACCGTGCCGGTGCCCGGGAACTCCCGATGAACAAGGCTCGCGGTGACGTCGTCGCCCACGACTAGGCCGAGCGGGACGCCGACGGCCGCGAGCTGTAAGGCGTTCACCTCGGCTTCGGAGACCTGCCGCCCGTTGACCCTGACCTGGCCAAAATGTGCCGAAAAAGTGTGGGCCAGCACACCCGGACCGCCGGCCGGAGCGTGGTAACCGATGAATAGCGCGACGTCATGATCGGCGGTGATGCCCTCGGCCATACAGTCCAGCTTCGGTGTACCGAAGATCAGTCGCGCCCTGGCATCCAGCCGCTCATGCAACAGGTTGTCCATCGTGCCGTGACTGTCATTCACCAGCACCTCGGTGGCACCAGCGTCGAACGCTCCCTGGATGGCGGCATTCGCCTCTGCCGTCATCAGCTCCTGAGCCCTTGGATAGCCGAATCCACCGCGGGCGATCTGATCCAGCGTGGCCACCCCGGCAACGCCTTCCATGTCCACCGAAATGTATACCTTCACGACTCACCTCGGAGCTGGTCCACGGCTGCTCGGCCAAGTTGGCCGATGGCGGCATCCGCACGGGGATTTCGTGGCTCTTCACTTGCCTCCCGCAGAAAGACCGCAACCGCGTACCGGCCGCCATCCGGATACTCGACGACTCCGGCCTCGTTGCGAACGTAGGTCAGCGTCCCGGTCTTGCCGCTGACTGTTATTCGTGAATCCGGAAACCCGGACCTCAGCCGGTGTGGCCAGACCTGCAGTCCGAGGATCCTGCGCACCTCAGCGCACGCCTCCGGCCGCAGCACCTGGTTGCGCCAGATCGCGGACAGCAACTGCGTCGTCTCTCGCGGCGTCGTCCGGTTCGTTGCCTCGGGGGTCACAACGCTCATGCTCTGCAAACGTTCACGCAGCGCCTCGCCGGGATGTGCCCATGCCGGATCGCCAACCGGCACCCCGGTCTCGTCCAGCATGCTCTGGAACAGCCCGGCGCAGTCGGCGACCAGAACGGTTTTCGACAGGCCGAACCCGCAGGTCGTCGCGTTGATCGCGTCGATTCCCACCATCCGCATCAGGATGTCCGTTGCCCGGTTGTCGCTGACCGACATCATCAGATACGCCAGGTCGCGAAGTGACACCGAGATGTCGTCGCGCATGACTGAAAGCCCGGCGTCGCCATCGGTCCGCATGAAGTCGCCCGCGATATGCACGCTCTGCGTCGCGCTGAGCGAACCATCGGCGATTCGCCGGCAGACTTCGATCAGCACCGGCAACTTGAATATGCTGGCCGCGACTACCAGTTCATCGGACCTGTTTCCGCAGTCGGCGCCGGTATCGATGTCGACCGCGTGCACGTACCCGGTGACTCCTGCCTCCGCCTCGATGGCACTGGATCTGTCCCGAAAGCTGTCCGACATTCTTCCCCTCACGTGGCTGGTACTGGATAGGCAGGCGATGGTGATGGAGCCAAGCGTGCGCCCCGCGGAACTTCCAGGCCGCGCCCGGCCGAGGCCGTCACCGTGTCGTCGCTGAGCACCAGGTCGCCACGGCTGAGCACGAATCGCGGCCATCCTCGCGCCTCCCAGCCGTCGTACGGTGAATAGCCTGCCTTCGAGTGCATCGTGCGACCGTCAATCACCCTGGTCTTCCCGGGATCGAGCACCACCAGGTCGGCATCCGCTCCCACCGAGATCGATCCCTTCTTCGGGTAAAGGCCGAAGAGCCTTGCGGCATTCGTGGCGGTCACTGCGACCATCCGCTCCAGCGATATCCGACCGGTGAGAACTCCGAAGGTGAACAGCATCGGCAGGAAGGTTTCCAGCTCGGGAACGCCCCTGGGCACCGTCGACACGGTGAGCCCCGGAGCGGTTTTCTGCTCAAGCGTCCATGGCGCATGATCGCTTCCAATGGTCTGGATAGAACCGTCGGCAAGCCCAGCCCATAAGGCGTCGACGTCCGCCTGCTTCTTCAGCGGAGGCATTCCGACGAACCTGCCGCCATCCGGCTGGGAGTGCACCTCATCGGTGAGGTAGAGGTACATCGGTCTGGTCTCGACGTACACCGGAAGTCCGCGCAGCGTAGCGGAGCGGGTGACCGCGAGCGCGCTCGCCGATGAGAGGTGCACTATGTCCAGCTGTGCGCCGGTGAGTTCACAAATGGCGATGGCACGTTCTACCGCGGCTCGTTCGGTCACGTCCGGACGGGACAGCGGATAATTCTCCACGCCGTCTCTGCCTTGCGCCTCCAGTCGAGCTGTGCAGAACCGGATCAGCGCCTCGTCTTCGCAATGCACCATGGTCAACATTCCGGCATCCGCGGCCCGCTGCACCGCCTCCACCAGGTTTCGGGCACCCCAGTCGAAGGCGAGCATCGGCAGCTTCAGGCTCGAATAGCCCTCGCTCGCCAGCGCCGATATCTGCTCGAGGGTCTCGGCGCCCGCATCGGTAATGCCCGGATGCAGGAAGTAGTCCACCGCGGCTTCCTGTCCAGCTGCGCTCGCGTCCCGCGAAACCGCCGCCCGCAATGATTCATCGTCAGCGAACGGAAAGCTCATCTGTCCAATGGTCCCCACACCGCCGCCAATCGCGGCCAGCGAACCGGTATAGAAGTCGTCGACGAACTCAGGGGTTTCACTGGCCAGGACTTCCGGCGCACAGAGGTGAACGTGCGGATCCACCGCGGACGGCACGACGTAGGCGCCCCGGGCGTCAAGCGTGCTGCGGGTCGTCATCTCCCCGCCGAGCTGGCTAATCCGGCCATTGGCGATGCCGACATCGCATTCCGCCCGGCCATCGGCGGTGACGACGGTGCCACCACGGATCACCACGTCCATGTGATTACCCATCCGGCTACACTCCTTCACAACGCGGGCGTTAATCGCAAGTGTGTCCTACCTGCGCGGGGCAGGCATCGTTTGGAGTTCCAATAGCCACAACTCATTATTGTTTGATCGGACGAAGGAGTCGGGTTTGGCATTAACCATCGGCAGCGTTCTGGAACGGCTGAGCTTTGCCCTGCTGACCTATTCTGCCGGCCACTACGATCCGGACGCACCGATACTCTCGGTCACCACGAGCGACAGCCTTGATCAGGGGGAGCAGGATGCAGGCGCTCTGGTGCTCGGCATCGGCCTGCACGAAAGCGCCGATATCGTCGCGGCCATCCAGCACGGCGGAGCGGTAAAGGCCACAGCGCTCGTTGTACGTTCACCGATTGAGACAGATCCTGAGATCACCGCGGCGCTGATTGCAAGCAACCTGGTACTGCTCTGCCTCAGCCCGGGGGTTTCCTGGATCCGGCTGGCAACGATCATCAACTCCGACATCGAGCATCTGTACAGCCGGGGCGAACAGATGGATCTGGTCGGGGACGGCGACGCGGATCTTTTCGACGTCGCCAATTCGCTTTCGAGCCTGCTCGGCGGGCCGGTCACCGTCGAGGACATGTCTTCCCGGATTCTGGCGTTCTCCTCCGACCATGACAAGGCCGACGAGCCGCGGAAGCAAAGCATCCTCGGCCGCCAGGTTTCCAAGCGGCACAACGAGAAACTTGAGCAGGCCGGGGTGTTCAAGAGCGTTTTCGCCTCGGCCCGGCCGGTCTTCGTGCTGCCCGACGTGGAAGGCAGTCGGCCCCGAGCCGTGATGCGGATCCGCACCGGCGAAGAAACCCTGGGCACAATCTGGGCCATCGTGGACGGACCGCTCTCTGCCGCTCAGGAGCAGGGGTTCGTTGAAGGATCGAACGTCGTTGCGCTCACCATGATGCACGGCAAGCTCGCCGAAGACGCCGGCATCCGGCTGCGGTCATCGTTGGTGTCCCGGCTGGTCGAAGGCGGCTCCCCGGCGATAGAAGCCGCACAGCAACTGGGAATCGCAGGCTCACGCTGTTTCGTGATGGCCATCTCGCGAACCGGGACGGACACGGCAGGAGGCAGGGAAGACACGGCGCTCCGATCGCTCGCAAAGCTGCTGTCCACATTCATCAGCTCGGTGAGTCCCAAGGCCGTTGTATCCCCGGTCGGCGGCACTCTCTACGCCGTCATTCCGTCGGCCGCCGGACCCGGAAATGGCTTCGCCGCGGGTCGGGGAGCCTCCGCCGCGCACCGGGGAGCCTCCGCGGGTCGGGGAGCTGCCGCCACCGAGCACCTCGAATCCGGACATGCCAACGATGCCCGGCGGATAGCCGCCGATCTGCTGCGCCGGGTCCCGGATGCCGGGCACCTCAGGATCGGCATCGGAGACCTGATGGCTGACGTCACCTCCCTGGCACGATCCCGCAAACAGGCGGACGCCGCCTGCCATGTCCTTCAGCAGCCGAACACGGCAAGCGCAGTTCGCCAGGTCGCCTACTGGCGAGACGTGCAGGTGGATTCGCTCCTGCTCGAACTGGTTGATGCGATGGCGGCCCGGAACGAGCCGATCACTCATCCGCTGGACGCCCTGATCAGCGAAGATGCCAAGGGCATGGGCGAACTCGTCGGCACCCTCGGGGTGTATCTGGAGAAGTTCGGGGACGTTGCCACCGCTGCCGCCGCACTGCATGTGCACCCCAACACGTTTCGCTACCGGCTGCGCAAGATCGCTGCCATTGGTGGAATCGACCTCTCAGATCCGGACACCCGCTTCGCGTTGATGCTGCAGCTTCGATTGCTGGAGTATCAGAAACGGCAACGACTCGGCTAGCGGTTTGGGCTAAGCGGCCGTCGAGGTAATTGGTTTCGCGCCCTCAGCTCGCGGTGCGGTAGCGGAGGAAGATCACGCCGTTGCCGAAACGGCGTAGTTCCAGTAGGTCCAGCTCCAGCCGAACGCCATCGGGGAGGGCCCGCTTGCCTGCTCCGATAACGATGGGGGTGAGGAACAGGTGGTACTCGTCGACCAGTCCGGCCTCGATCGCCTGGGCTGCGAGGCCGGGACCGCCGATCAGGATGTCGCTGTCCGTTGTGGCTTTCAGCTGCCGGATAGCCTCAGGGTCGAAGGCTCGCTCGAG is part of the Saxibacter everestensis genome and harbors:
- a CDS encoding ABC transporter permease: MTNPILAARPVPPKPAGSKPLTRNPWFAYAGRRLGHFVVSVIVLVTAAFLMVQLIPGDPAQASAGPNAPAELVEQRREELGLNLPLWLQYLQFWRGLFTGDLGESIALRIPVTDVMASRLPATLELAGLAVGVVLVVAIPSGLIAGALTRGGRRRGVELAYTSSTGVLAVIPEFLLGVVLVYLFSVSSQLLPVAGRSGPASYVLPVAALAIGSAAALSRIVRAETLTVLDNDYVRTARAKRMPAWRLYLKHVLPNLMTSTLTIAGLLLGGMIAGTVLVENIFAWPGLGMTIVQSIQGKDYPLVQVIVIFYGAVILLINLLIDIILILIDPRSALKEG
- a CDS encoding amidohydrolase family protein; this translates as MGNHMDVVIRGGTVVTADGRAECDVGIANGRISQLGGEMTTRSTLDARGAYVVPSAVDPHVHLCAPEVLASETPEFVDDFYTGSLAAIGGGVGTIGQMSFPFADDESLRAAVSRDASAAGQEAAVDYFLHPGITDAGAETLEQISALASEGYSSLKLPMLAFDWGARNLVEAVQRAADAGMLTMVHCEDEALIRFCTARLEAQGRDGVENYPLSRPDVTERAAVERAIAICELTGAQLDIVHLSSASALAVTRSATLRGLPVYVETRPMYLYLTDEVHSQPDGGRFVGMPPLKKQADVDALWAGLADGSIQTIGSDHAPWTLEQKTAPGLTVSTVPRGVPELETFLPMLFTFGVLTGRISLERMVAVTATNAARLFGLYPKKGSISVGADADLVVLDPGKTRVIDGRTMHSKAGYSPYDGWEARGWPRFVLSRGDLVLSDDTVTASAGRGLEVPRGARLAPSPSPAYPVPAT
- a CDS encoding M55 family metallopeptidase — translated: MKVYISVDMEGVAGVATLDQIARGGFGYPRAQELMTAEANAAIQGAFDAGATEVLVNDSHGTMDNLLHERLDARARLIFGTPKLDCMAEGITADHDVALFIGYHAPAGGPGVLAHTFSAHFGQVRVNGRQVSEAEVNALQLAAVGVPLGLVVGDDVTASLVHREFPGTGTVVVKHSLGWSAANSVSPGQARALITAAAAEAVRNAEELTPPTLPDWLVLEVDLPNETAAELAEAIPGAERTAIRTIRREVSDPAELLGMITVLYQLSASAVAARQSMITRR
- a CDS encoding ABC transporter substrate-binding protein; translated protein: MELKKIAAIATAGVLVLSGCSGGGGSGAAAPYATDGVFTYGLDADPGTLSPFMTTSDAAREITPFLYDNLVYFDGETGEPKSWLAESWEVTPTSVKYTLKDGVTCQDGSKLTPEIVANNFNWITDPQNKSAINGVLVPPDATAEFDDQAGTVTVSVKEPTSFLLTQTGALEILCQSALDDPDSVAKASNGTGMYELTEAVPNDHYTLTRRDGYTWAPEGGNSSTTEGAPKEVVVRVVENVSTSANLLLSGELNAATVKGPDEDRVAEKTTAERTLSLIIGQFYFSQLKDKPTADQRVRVALTKALDLDALTKVITAGKGYRAERLATMRPNPCEYDATKDAVPAHDVDAAKALLDDAGWTVGSNGVREKDGKSLDLTLLYSEDSDAKSAAMELVKQQLKEIGVNIKLDGGDSNYLLDHLYTKENLGSFDLASSTVNAWLPSIMIPWNTGDLPPGGRNAGGIDNKVYNAKIAEAGKIAGEASCDTWQAAEQALYEKADTIPYAAQDQVTYFNGAELALKNHIGGISVRVRE
- a CDS encoding PucR family transcriptional regulator, with protein sequence MALTIGSVLERLSFALLTYSAGHYDPDAPILSVTTSDSLDQGEQDAGALVLGIGLHESADIVAAIQHGGAVKATALVVRSPIETDPEITAALIASNLVLLCLSPGVSWIRLATIINSDIEHLYSRGEQMDLVGDGDADLFDVANSLSSLLGGPVTVEDMSSRILAFSSDHDKADEPRKQSILGRQVSKRHNEKLEQAGVFKSVFASARPVFVLPDVEGSRPRAVMRIRTGEETLGTIWAIVDGPLSAAQEQGFVEGSNVVALTMMHGKLAEDAGIRLRSSLVSRLVEGGSPAIEAAQQLGIAGSRCFVMAISRTGTDTAGGREDTALRSLAKLLSTFISSVSPKAVVSPVGGTLYAVIPSAAGPGNGFAAGRGASAAHRGASAGRGAAATEHLESGHANDARRIAADLLRRVPDAGHLRIGIGDLMADVTSLARSRKQADAACHVLQQPNTASAVRQVAYWRDVQVDSLLLELVDAMAARNEPITHPLDALISEDAKGMGELVGTLGVYLEKFGDVATAAAALHVHPNTFRYRLRKIAAIGGIDLSDPDTRFALMLQLRLLEYQKRQRLG
- a CDS encoding serine hydrolase yields the protein MSDSFRDRSSAIEAEAGVTGYVHAVDIDTGADCGNRSDELVVAASIFKLPVLIEVCRRIADGSLSATQSVHIAGDFMRTDGDAGLSVMRDDISVSLRDLAYLMMSVSDNRATDILMRMVGIDAINATTCGFGLSKTVLVADCAGLFQSMLDETGVPVGDPAWAHPGEALRERLQSMSVVTPEATNRTTPRETTQLLSAIWRNQVLRPEACAEVRRILGLQVWPHRLRSGFPDSRITVSGKTGTLTYVRNEAGVVEYPDGGRYAVAVFLREASEEPRNPRADAAIGQLGRAAVDQLRGES